A genomic stretch from Edaphobacter aggregans includes:
- a CDS encoding amidohydrolase: MFSAGSFDELQAARIERGFGDDRLRITALKNYQGNSLSGRTAWLSEPYSDRPDYFGIPPARTQEKLDEDFQRWWDAGWQVATHSNGDREIDMVLTAIERAEAKNPRPDARWRIEHASVMNQSLLDRAKKDGVVLVFHSYMWEYGDILASYGPKRLSMMHAYRTATDMGIPVAGHSDSPISAADPLLRIQDMVTRTSSQGVVVGGNQKLSVDEAIKVWTLDGAYATFEENIKGSITPGKLADFVVLQKDPRKVQPNTIKDILLEATYLGGNKVYTVPAKTVAMLTQPPINYGDGNYGDGDEEENQNQ, translated from the coding sequence ATGTTCAGTGCCGGCTCGTTCGACGAGCTTCAAGCAGCTAGAATCGAACGGGGCTTCGGCGACGACCGCCTTCGGATCACCGCTCTCAAGAACTATCAGGGGAACTCGCTCAGCGGCCGCACTGCATGGCTGAGCGAGCCCTACTCGGACCGGCCGGACTATTTTGGTATCCCGCCCGCTCGTACTCAGGAAAAGCTGGACGAAGATTTTCAAAGGTGGTGGGACGCTGGATGGCAGGTTGCGACGCACTCTAACGGCGACCGTGAGATAGACATGGTTCTCACCGCGATCGAGCGTGCCGAAGCGAAGAACCCTCGTCCCGATGCTCGCTGGCGAATTGAGCACGCGAGCGTCATGAATCAGTCTCTGCTGGATCGTGCGAAGAAGGACGGAGTAGTTCTCGTCTTTCACTCCTATATGTGGGAGTACGGAGATATCCTTGCCTCTTATGGTCCAAAGCGTCTCTCGATGATGCACGCCTACCGCACTGCGACCGATATGGGTATCCCCGTGGCTGGCCACTCTGATTCGCCAATCTCCGCGGCAGATCCGTTGCTCCGCATTCAGGATATGGTCACTCGCACTAGCTCTCAGGGTGTCGTCGTCGGCGGTAACCAGAAGCTGAGCGTCGATGAGGCGATCAAGGTCTGGACGTTGGACGGAGCGTATGCCACCTTCGAAGAAAACATCAAAGGTTCAATTACTCCGGGCAAGCTAGCGGATTTTGTCGTTCTTCAAAAAGACCCCCGAAAGGTTCAACCGAACACGATCAAGGACATACTCCTGGAAGCGACGTATCTGGGAGGCAATAAAGTCTACACAGTGCCCGCCAAAACAGTTGCCATGCTTACTCAGCCTCCAATTAACTACGGCGACGGAAATTACGGCGACGGGGACGAAGAAGAGAATCAAAATCAATAA
- a CDS encoding YihY/virulence factor BrkB family protein, with the protein MFSIVPTKTVSPDATEHQPAAKPIEQVQPVVRQEGLRAQFVALGRYMARTEVHTYAFSVAANAILSLFPFIVLLLTVSRRVFHSRAMEAVVGDMMKSFLPVGQDFVMRNMQLLAHPQKKTQIFSLVMLLITSTGVFLPLEVALNNVWGVKENRSYLHNQAVSLGLAFAVGVLAMTSVAFTSAQKTVLTWIFFGHTENFFFNFFAYWFLKFCAVVAGILIFFLIYWVLPHRKVPARAVLPTAIVIGLLWDAAKHLYVLALPWLDFQSVYGPFYISVGLMMWAFLSGLLLLAGAHFSATRYTLWLARQAKLEESSDAGAE; encoded by the coding sequence ATGTTCTCTATTGTTCCCACCAAGACTGTGTCACCCGATGCAACCGAGCATCAGCCGGCCGCCAAGCCGATTGAGCAGGTGCAGCCAGTGGTTAGGCAAGAAGGGCTTCGGGCTCAGTTTGTTGCTTTGGGACGCTACATGGCTCGAACTGAGGTACACACATATGCGTTCAGCGTAGCGGCAAACGCAATCCTCTCGCTGTTCCCGTTTATTGTACTGCTGCTCACGGTAAGTCGCAGGGTCTTCCATTCGCGGGCGATGGAGGCGGTGGTGGGTGACATGATGAAGAGCTTTCTGCCGGTGGGGCAGGACTTTGTGATGCGGAACATGCAGCTGCTGGCTCATCCGCAGAAGAAGACGCAGATCTTTTCGCTGGTTATGCTGCTGATCACCTCAACTGGTGTGTTCTTACCGTTGGAAGTGGCGCTGAACAACGTCTGGGGTGTGAAGGAGAACCGCAGCTACCTTCATAATCAGGCGGTTTCGCTGGGTTTGGCGTTTGCTGTGGGTGTGTTGGCGATGACTTCGGTTGCGTTTACTTCGGCGCAGAAGACGGTGCTGACGTGGATCTTCTTCGGACATACGGAGAATTTCTTTTTCAATTTCTTCGCTTACTGGTTTCTCAAGTTTTGTGCGGTTGTGGCAGGTATTTTGATTTTCTTTCTTATCTATTGGGTGCTGCCTCATCGCAAGGTGCCGGCGCGGGCTGTTCTTCCTACGGCGATTGTGATCGGTCTGTTGTGGGATGCGGCCAAACATCTGTACGTTTTGGCTCTGCCATGGTTGGACTTTCAGTCGGTGTATGGCCCTTTCTATATTTCGGTGGGGTTGATGATGTGGGCGTTCTTGTCGGGACTGTTGCTGCTAGCAGGGGCGCATTTCTCGGCTACGCGGTATACGTTGTGGCTGGCGCGTCAGGCAAAGCTGGAGGAGAGCAGCGATGCAGGAGCCGAATAA
- a CDS encoding glycosyl hydrolase family 28 protein, giving the protein MNFMVAFRRSSLTTLLLCGALSPSLFSQAPAVATGDTRSVVEPAFPSTCQALMASFHDVSEDVPASVEAASTKLDQSRLQTALNACQGTNQAVELSMDASGNNAFLTGPITIPTGVTLLVDPGVTLYFSRNAQDYDTTPGTHTCGTVNNNSNTASCQNLISITNANNSGIMGFGKLNGRGGDVVLNSFPTAGFEGSTTGKTWWDLATDADSLGASQQNPRGLQISKSTNITLYKITFKNSPNFHVALNTVTGFTAWDMKIVTPYNARNTDGIDPGNTTNATITNSWISDGDDNVAVGAPNSASSNISVINNHFFAGHGESIGSFTTGGVNNVLYDNNLMYGDAEVDGSNSTGIRIKSANDRGNVVQNIQYSNSCFADHGTQIQFTPLYNTNPGTLTPNFKNILLQNLRFSNQGPTATGSFTFLGASNNGTINPLIVTLDNVTVDTVAASNIVAPSNAQITFGPGQVSSNFVSLLNAYNGTNGNVIIDNRTAPALVAPACNFTFLAPELTGPQGSSQNVTAGQFPTAVVILTPAFASNSYPYPSGTVTLTDEASRTFTASLPGTGDTVFIPITNAPTGTHTYTASFSGSAPYAAIPTFGSYAVTVGAGNLSSTTTSLSGVVSPTTFGAGFTATATVSGSSNPSGSVGFLINGAVYATVPLVGGVASFTFNLPTGAYSLGAVYNGDTSNAGSFSAASPVTISPAQTLTTLTSSTTTTTVGTPVSLTATVSSVAGTPTGSVSFSYTTASNSTPTLVGSGALTNGTAVFSALLPQGIDSVSASYVASANFAASTSSPAITITVNAAPIIPLSAAPVAMPYTITTIVGGATSSSANTTCTGSLDSFGNGCQATAIMITGGTSADLRSAAVDPFGNVYFTDANASQIRKVSTSGIVTNFAGYVSGTACVPTTTVGCTPTLVKLNKARGDYADPLGNIYIGGYNDNKVQVVHVADGKMYLIAGTGSSNFSGDGGAASSATLKGPRGVWTDPAGNIYIADSGNNRIREVLNPASGLAGAGNIQTIAGSGATSSTGDNGLATLATLNNPQGVLVDSSSNVYIAESSKVRVVCVACTPGSNLYNLLNKVGVASPVNGDIYTLAGTSTSSNSSLAPGLSTAVNMGPQKLAMDADGNLYIADSSNNVVWFLEGRTGYTHVVAGGGTGTSCAASPIGDSCVGTQAIVGSNGGNGMGVALDQQGNLYISDSTNIRIRKVSNNLRFAASAVGTPAAHTVQLHFIPSDAPSAIALSSPDFTLSAGACTTNSDTTQDCIYTASFTPAVAGSRAAPLTINTSLNNPAYLGLTGTGVGAGATLDPARQLTFGQNLTVNALATDNAGNVYVADAISRSVLKFAPGAAAAGASAPFSTLGSFTNPSALAVDSAGNVFVADATTGEITQLPPSGTPKTLPIAFTSPQSLAVDSLNNLYVSDATAKTITEIGSNQIASRVIANTGLAKPTGVAVDTNANIFVADPTASAVYRFDAQSLARTTASSAVAAPTAVAVDAAGNLLLTDSSTTNIIAVPASPSSAPFTVAPVASVSALALDSIGNLYAASPANQILALERTQALTAFTSTSAPPITVNLLSTGNAAASLALKDPDQTNFALTQTATTDCAIASPISIAAGGACQFNSQFTPASFLNFTNTATFSGNAANANLATPAALQIVQTGNNAPIPGTVQLITTATLSKLGGSGYQAVVTITNNGTGTAQNVKLTAATLGSATGTPLPLSLGNIPPAGGSAITVVSFSSAAGADGAPAAERYSGTYTGGSFGGSIRATLP; this is encoded by the coding sequence ATGAATTTCATGGTGGCATTTCGACGCTCCAGCCTAACAACGCTTCTCCTCTGCGGAGCTCTCTCCCCCTCTCTATTCTCTCAAGCGCCTGCCGTCGCCACCGGCGATACCCGTTCAGTGGTAGAACCAGCCTTTCCATCCACTTGCCAGGCTTTGATGGCCTCTTTCCACGACGTCAGTGAAGATGTTCCTGCATCCGTCGAAGCTGCCAGCACCAAACTTGATCAGTCCCGTCTCCAAACTGCGCTCAATGCTTGTCAGGGCACGAATCAGGCAGTTGAACTGTCCATGGACGCCTCCGGCAACAACGCCTTCCTCACTGGCCCCATCACCATTCCGACCGGCGTCACCCTCCTCGTCGATCCCGGCGTCACCCTCTACTTCTCGCGTAACGCCCAGGACTACGACACCACCCCCGGCACTCACACCTGCGGTACCGTCAACAACAACAGCAATACGGCAAGCTGCCAGAACCTGATCAGCATCACCAACGCGAACAATTCCGGCATCATGGGCTTCGGCAAGCTCAACGGCCGCGGCGGAGACGTCGTACTTAACAGCTTTCCGACCGCCGGCTTTGAAGGCTCGACGACCGGGAAGACCTGGTGGGATCTCGCTACGGACGCCGACAGCCTCGGAGCCAGCCAGCAGAATCCCCGCGGCCTTCAGATATCGAAGTCCACTAACATCACCCTCTACAAGATCACCTTCAAAAACTCACCAAACTTTCACGTTGCACTCAACACCGTCACCGGCTTCACCGCCTGGGACATGAAGATCGTCACGCCCTACAACGCGCGCAATACCGATGGCATTGATCCCGGCAACACGACCAACGCCACCATCACCAACTCCTGGATCTCCGATGGCGACGACAACGTAGCCGTTGGCGCACCCAACTCAGCCTCGTCGAACATCTCCGTCATCAACAACCACTTCTTCGCCGGCCACGGAGAGTCCATCGGAAGCTTCACCACCGGTGGCGTCAACAACGTGCTTTACGACAACAACCTCATGTACGGCGACGCCGAGGTCGACGGCAGCAACTCCACCGGCATTCGCATCAAGTCCGCCAACGACCGCGGCAATGTAGTGCAGAACATCCAATACTCGAACTCCTGTTTCGCCGACCACGGCACCCAGATCCAGTTCACGCCGCTCTACAACACCAACCCCGGCACGCTCACCCCCAACTTCAAAAATATCCTGCTGCAGAACCTTCGCTTCTCCAACCAAGGCCCCACCGCCACCGGCTCATTCACATTCCTCGGCGCAAGCAACAACGGCACCATCAATCCACTCATCGTCACGCTCGACAACGTCACCGTCGACACGGTGGCCGCCTCCAACATTGTTGCCCCATCCAACGCTCAGATCACTTTCGGCCCCGGCCAGGTCTCCAGCAACTTCGTCTCGCTCCTCAACGCCTACAACGGTACCAACGGCAATGTCATCATCGACAACCGCACTGCGCCAGCCCTCGTCGCTCCCGCCTGCAACTTCACCTTCCTCGCGCCCGAGCTTACCGGTCCTCAGGGGTCCAGTCAGAACGTGACCGCGGGACAGTTCCCTACCGCCGTTGTCATCCTGACCCCGGCCTTCGCCAGCAACTCGTACCCGTACCCATCCGGTACCGTCACCCTGACCGATGAGGCCAGCCGCACCTTCACTGCAAGCCTTCCCGGTACCGGCGACACTGTCTTCATCCCCATCACCAACGCACCGACCGGAACCCACACCTACACCGCCAGCTTCTCCGGCAGCGCACCCTATGCTGCCATCCCAACCTTCGGTAGCTACGCCGTGACGGTCGGCGCGGGCAACCTGTCATCCACTACAACCTCATTAAGCGGAGTCGTCTCCCCCACAACCTTCGGAGCGGGCTTCACCGCGACGGCCACCGTCTCCGGCTCCTCCAACCCATCCGGCTCCGTCGGTTTCCTGATCAACGGTGCGGTCTACGCGACTGTTCCCCTCGTCGGCGGTGTAGCTTCCTTCACCTTCAACCTGCCTACGGGCGCGTACAGCCTTGGCGCGGTCTATAACGGCGACACGTCGAACGCCGGCTCCTTCTCCGCCGCATCGCCCGTCACCATCAGCCCCGCCCAAACCCTTACGACGCTAACCTCGTCCACGACTACGACCACCGTAGGAACTCCCGTCTCGCTCACCGCAACAGTCTCTTCCGTCGCAGGCACGCCGACAGGCTCCGTGAGCTTCAGCTACACGACTGCCAGCAACTCCACGCCCACGCTCGTTGGCTCGGGAGCCTTGACCAACGGCACGGCAGTCTTTAGCGCTCTTCTTCCGCAAGGCATCGACAGCGTCAGTGCAAGCTACGTCGCCAGTGCAAACTTCGCGGCTTCCACCTCCAGCCCGGCGATCACCATCACGGTCAACGCCGCGCCCATCATTCCGTTGTCCGCCGCGCCCGTGGCCATGCCTTACACCATCACCACCATCGTAGGCGGAGCTACCTCTTCATCGGCCAACACCACCTGCACTGGCTCCCTCGACAGCTTCGGCAATGGCTGCCAAGCCACCGCCATCATGATCACCGGTGGCACATCCGCCGACCTCCGCAGTGCCGCAGTCGATCCCTTCGGGAACGTCTACTTCACCGACGCGAATGCCTCGCAGATCCGCAAGGTCTCCACCTCAGGCATCGTGACCAACTTCGCTGGCTACGTCTCTGGAACTGCCTGTGTCCCAACCACCACCGTTGGCTGCACACCTACGCTGGTAAAGCTCAACAAGGCGCGAGGCGACTACGCCGACCCCCTGGGCAACATTTACATTGGGGGCTACAACGACAACAAGGTTCAGGTCGTCCATGTCGCCGACGGCAAGATGTATCTCATCGCCGGCACCGGCAGTTCTAACTTCTCAGGCGATGGAGGCGCTGCAAGCAGTGCCACACTCAAAGGTCCTCGCGGAGTCTGGACAGATCCCGCAGGCAACATCTACATCGCTGACTCCGGCAACAACCGCATCCGCGAAGTCCTCAACCCAGCCTCCGGACTAGCGGGCGCGGGCAACATCCAGACCATCGCCGGCAGCGGGGCCACCTCCTCTACAGGTGACAATGGCCTCGCCACTCTCGCCACACTCAACAACCCACAGGGCGTCCTCGTCGACTCCAGCAGCAACGTGTATATCGCGGAGTCATCTAAGGTTCGTGTCGTCTGCGTTGCCTGCACTCCCGGCAGCAATCTCTACAACCTGCTCAACAAAGTTGGCGTCGCCTCTCCCGTCAACGGCGATATCTACACTCTCGCGGGCACGAGTACATCCAGCAACTCGTCCCTGGCCCCGGGCCTCAGCACTGCTGTAAACATGGGCCCGCAGAAACTCGCGATGGATGCTGATGGCAACCTCTACATCGCAGACTCCTCCAACAACGTCGTTTGGTTCCTCGAGGGCCGCACAGGATACACCCATGTCGTCGCCGGCGGAGGCACCGGAACAAGCTGCGCCGCATCCCCCATCGGCGACAGCTGCGTCGGCACGCAGGCCATCGTCGGCTCCAATGGCGGCAACGGTATGGGCGTAGCGCTCGATCAACAGGGCAACCTCTACATCAGCGACTCCACCAATATTCGTATCCGCAAAGTCTCGAACAATCTCCGCTTCGCCGCCAGTGCAGTCGGCACGCCCGCAGCCCATACCGTGCAGCTCCACTTCATCCCATCCGACGCTCCATCCGCCATTGCACTGTCGTCCCCGGACTTCACCCTCTCGGCAGGAGCATGCACAACCAACTCCGACACAACTCAGGATTGCATCTATACCGCGAGCTTCACGCCAGCTGTAGCAGGCTCACGCGCCGCTCCCCTCACCATCAACACGTCGCTCAACAATCCTGCCTACCTCGGCCTCACGGGTACAGGCGTAGGAGCAGGGGCCACCCTCGACCCGGCCCGTCAGCTGACCTTCGGCCAGAACCTCACCGTCAACGCGCTCGCCACGGATAATGCAGGGAACGTCTATGTAGCCGACGCCATCAGCAGGTCAGTCCTGAAGTTCGCTCCAGGAGCAGCCGCTGCAGGCGCATCGGCACCCTTCTCCACCCTCGGCAGCTTCACCAACCCATCAGCCCTGGCTGTCGACTCCGCCGGGAACGTCTTCGTAGCCGACGCAACCACCGGCGAAATCACCCAACTCCCACCGTCTGGTACACCGAAGACACTGCCCATCGCCTTCACGTCGCCCCAGAGTCTCGCCGTCGACTCTCTCAACAACCTCTACGTCTCGGACGCAACCGCCAAAACCATCACCGAGATCGGCTCGAACCAGATAGCCTCGCGCGTCATCGCCAACACCGGTCTTGCTAAACCCACCGGCGTCGCCGTCGACACGAACGCCAACATCTTCGTTGCTGACCCCACAGCCTCAGCGGTCTATCGCTTCGACGCGCAATCGCTGGCCCGTACCACGGCAAGCTCTGCCGTCGCTGCACCAACAGCAGTCGCGGTCGACGCAGCCGGGAACTTGCTCCTCACCGACTCTTCCACAACCAACATCATCGCCGTCCCCGCCAGCCCGAGCAGCGCACCCTTCACGGTAGCCCCTGTTGCATCGGTCAGTGCGCTCGCGCTCGACAGCATCGGCAATCTCTACGCTGCTTCGCCTGCCAACCAAATCCTCGCGCTCGAACGCACTCAGGCCCTCACGGCCTTCACGTCCACCAGCGCGCCGCCCATCACGGTCAACCTGCTTTCCACCGGCAACGCCGCGGCCAGCCTCGCGCTCAAGGATCCCGACCAAACCAACTTCGCCCTGACGCAGACGGCCACCACCGATTGTGCCATCGCCTCTCCCATCAGCATAGCTGCCGGCGGAGCCTGCCAGTTCAACTCGCAGTTCACCCCCGCCTCCTTCCTCAATTTCACCAACACCGCGACATTCTCAGGCAACGCGGCCAACGCTAATCTTGCGACTCCCGCCGCGCTCCAGATCGTTCAGACCGGCAACAACGCACCCATCCCCGGCACCGTGCAGCTCATCACAACCGCAACCCTCAGCAAGCTAGGCGGAAGCGGCTATCAGGCCGTCGTTACCATCACCAACAACGGCACCGGCACCGCCCAGAACGTCAAACTGACCGCCGCAACCCTCGGTTCCGCCACTGGCACTCCGCTTCCCCTCTCTCTCGGCAACATCCCGCCAGCAGGTGGATCAGCCATCACCGTGGTGAGCTTCTCCTCCGCAGCCGGAGCCGATGGCGCCCCCGCAGCGGAGCGATATTCCGGCACCTACACAGGAGGGAGCTTCGGCGGAAGTATTCGCGCCACTTTACCCTAG
- a CDS encoding alginate lyase family protein, with protein MNSSVRFKGWINKNYTKGSMCVIFLALFAASIPVLAAAPVQPLRSPWDGKPVTITETPFACPAIAHIAPDLVTDGFYRLDDPTHSIIDPVRQEAYRKSSDGVKNIGMAIVKAADDYRTTGSRKAAQCAMIQILTLAQEHSLTGKMSSNQAYYVQGWVVGAIAIAYLKIRETGIATPQQTETIANWMQSVGEQTIGYYDAHKRVGHGDSQNNHLYWAGVELAAIGVAANNRKEFDWAMSTYDNGVDQIQPDGALPLEMARGGRALHYHLYALAPLVLLAEFGEANHLDLYAHANGAIHRLVNFSVAGLQDPTPFVKATGVQQEIPKTINGDQIGWAPPYAQRFPHPALERLIKAATNLSVYYLGGLPPGA; from the coding sequence ATGAATAGTTCCGTACGATTCAAGGGCTGGATCAATAAAAACTACACTAAGGGCTCGATGTGCGTTATTTTTCTGGCTCTGTTTGCTGCCTCCATTCCAGTTCTCGCCGCAGCACCGGTACAACCTCTTCGTTCTCCCTGGGATGGAAAGCCTGTCACCATAACGGAGACACCCTTCGCATGCCCGGCCATTGCACATATAGCTCCGGATCTGGTGACGGACGGCTTCTACAGGTTGGATGATCCAACCCACTCCATCATTGATCCAGTGCGGCAGGAGGCATACCGCAAATCGAGTGACGGAGTAAAAAATATCGGGATGGCCATCGTCAAAGCGGCCGACGATTACCGTACTACAGGCTCGCGGAAGGCGGCCCAATGTGCGATGATCCAGATCCTGACGCTGGCGCAGGAACACTCATTGACTGGAAAGATGTCATCGAATCAGGCGTACTACGTGCAGGGTTGGGTCGTCGGCGCCATCGCAATCGCCTATCTCAAGATTCGTGAAACGGGTATAGCGACGCCACAGCAGACCGAAACTATCGCCAACTGGATGCAGAGCGTTGGAGAACAAACAATCGGCTATTACGACGCACATAAGAGAGTGGGGCATGGGGACAGTCAAAACAATCATCTCTATTGGGCCGGGGTCGAACTTGCCGCGATTGGAGTGGCAGCGAATAATCGCAAAGAATTCGATTGGGCAATGTCAACTTACGATAATGGAGTTGACCAGATACAACCCGACGGCGCGCTTCCATTAGAAATGGCTCGGGGTGGCCGAGCCTTGCACTATCATCTTTATGCCCTTGCACCTCTTGTCCTGCTCGCAGAGTTTGGAGAAGCCAATCATCTTGATCTTTATGCCCATGCAAACGGCGCGATTCATCGCCTCGTCAACTTTTCGGTAGCCGGTCTCCAGGATCCGACGCCCTTCGTCAAAGCGACTGGCGTACAACAAGAGATACCGAAGACGATCAATGGAGACCAGATTGGCTGGGCACCTCCTTACGCACAACGTTTTCCCCATCCCGCACTTGAGCGACTAATAAAAGCTGCCACGAATCTAAGCGTCTACTACTTAGGTGGTCTTCCTCCAGGCGCATGA
- the queG gene encoding tRNA epoxyqueuosine(34) reductase QueG yields MSGEWTPEGEAWMRELAMEVGFDAAGVAPIIGTSDGERLDAVRFEAWVEGGRAGEMEYLKRRDERGVLLRSGVQVAMPWARSVIVCALNYNSAAPLSIDGAEDGTGWIARYAWSGKDSESGLLPTDYHNELLGRLRSVEDALRQRYDCETRCYVDTGPLVERSVAAKAGVGWIGKNICLLNQELGSWLLLGVIVTSLRVGEGTNFEVAADRCGSCTRCIDACPTGALVAPREMDATRCIAYLTIEKKGAIPEDLREGMGRQVFGCDICQDVCPWNRRAPVAVKEGMLARPELVNPELEWLAGMDAAEFKRWFKGSPIERTRKKRLHRNVAIAMGNSRDERFLSQLEVWSTCEDPVLAESAVWAIGQILHRDGA; encoded by the coding sequence GTGAGCGGAGAGTGGACCCCGGAGGGTGAGGCGTGGATGCGGGAGCTCGCCATGGAGGTGGGCTTCGATGCTGCCGGGGTGGCGCCGATTATCGGGACAAGCGATGGGGAAAGATTGGATGCCGTGAGGTTTGAGGCATGGGTCGAGGGTGGCCGAGCAGGAGAGATGGAGTATCTAAAACGCCGGGACGAACGAGGCGTGCTGCTGCGTAGCGGGGTACAGGTGGCGATGCCGTGGGCTCGGTCCGTGATTGTGTGTGCGCTTAACTACAATTCTGCAGCTCCTTTGTCGATTGATGGAGCGGAGGATGGAACTGGATGGATCGCTCGCTATGCCTGGAGCGGGAAAGATTCAGAGTCGGGGCTGCTTCCTACTGACTATCACAACGAACTGTTGGGGCGACTGCGTTCTGTAGAGGATGCTTTGCGTCAACGGTATGACTGCGAGACGCGATGCTATGTGGATACGGGGCCGCTGGTGGAGCGGTCAGTGGCGGCGAAGGCTGGGGTAGGGTGGATCGGGAAGAATATATGTCTGTTGAATCAGGAGTTGGGGTCGTGGCTGCTGTTGGGGGTTATTGTTACGTCGTTGCGGGTAGGGGAGGGAACTAACTTCGAGGTGGCGGCGGACCGGTGTGGGAGCTGTACGCGGTGTATCGATGCGTGTCCGACCGGGGCGCTGGTGGCCCCTCGTGAGATGGATGCGACACGATGTATCGCTTATCTGACGATTGAGAAGAAGGGGGCCATTCCGGAGGATTTGCGAGAGGGGATGGGCCGACAGGTCTTTGGGTGCGATATCTGCCAGGATGTTTGCCCGTGGAACCGGAGGGCTCCTGTAGCCGTAAAGGAGGGTATGCTGGCACGGCCGGAGTTAGTGAATCCGGAGCTAGAGTGGCTGGCTGGAATGGATGCGGCAGAGTTCAAGCGATGGTTCAAGGGCTCTCCGATAGAACGTACGCGCAAGAAGCGGCTGCACCGGAATGTAGCGATCGCCATGGGCAACAGCCGGGACGAGAGGTTTTTGTCTCAGCTCGAAGTGTGGAGCACATGCGAGGACCCGGTTCTGGCCGAGAGTGCGGTGTGGGCGATCGGGCAGATCCTTCACCGTGACGGCGCGTAA